Sequence from the Ruficoccus amylovorans genome:
GAGGGCCTTTCGGCTGGCGAGGGAGATGACCTTTTGCAGGCGGGTCAGCGTGATCTCATTTTCTCGCTGACGGCGGCGTTTGCGCTCGTCGGGGACGAGGTTTTCTTCGCGGTAAGTGGCCTCGCGTTCGTAAAGCCTGGCCATGAGTCGGAGCACGAGGGTGGCTTCGCGTTTGTTGGAGGCGAGGGCGTCGTAAAACTTGCGCCGGACGTGGGCCATGCAGCCCAGGGCGATGACGTCCTTGTTGCCCGAGGCATAGTCTTCGTAGGCGCCGTAGGCATCGGACTGGAGCAGGCCGGTGTATCCGTCCAGCAATGACGTCAGCTCGCCGTGTCGGCGAGAGAGCCGCCAGTCAAAGACGACGTCGCCGCCGGGCCGCGAGATGGCCCAGAGCCAGCCCTGTTCGGTTTTGCCTTTTTTGTGGTCGGAGTCGCAGTAGCGCACCGGCGTCTCGTCCGCCTGGATGTAGGGGCCCGCGAGCAAGTCCGTTCGCATGTAGTTGTAGATGGGCTTGAGCCACTCGGCTACGGCCTCGACCCAGTCTGTCATGGTTTTTCGTGACAAAGGTGCGCCCCACATGGACGAGGCTTTTTCCTGGCGGTAAAGCGGCTGGTGCTGCACGTATTTGCTTAAAACGATCCAGGCCAACAGGCCCGCCGAAGCGTAGCTGCCGTCGATCACGCGCCTGGGCGCGGGGGCCACCACCGGCGGCTGCGAGCGGTCAAGCTTGCGGCGATACCTGGGGCGAACGAGGCGGCGTTTAAACAGCTTCGGCGGGTGGATATCGACTTCAAGGGTCTCTTCTTCGGCGATCTTCTCAAAGGCTTCCGGCTCGGCCTGCACCTCCGGCGGCTCAATCACCACGGTCTCCTCCACCGGCAGGTCCTTGAAGCGCTCAGCAGGCGTTTCATGTTTGCCCGCCTTGGGGGCACGACGTTCGTAAGCGATACTTTGTTTTTCGACCGCTTCGAGTTGGCGCTCCAGGTCGTCCAGGCGCAAGCGCAGTTGAGCGCTGTCGAGCTTCTCACTTTTGCCCGCCCCGAAGAGCTGCTTTTTGAGCCAGTCCACCTGCTCGCGTAAAACCGCAATCACGCCGTTTTGCTCATCGACGATGCGCCGCAACTGTTCCACATCCGGGGAGCCCGCGTCGCTGTCCATGCCTGTATCCAAAACATGATACGATGGCCGTCAAGACAGTGTTGAGAACCGTGCTGATTTTAACGCTCGTACCACGCCTTGAGCGTCCCCTGCTTCAGGTCGATGCCGTTCATCAGCATGGTCATCGCCGCCGGGGTGATCGTCAGCTTGCGTGTGTCGCTGCCGATCGGCCAGCTCAGCCGCCCCTGCTCGATGCGCTTGGCAAACACCCACACCCCCGTCCCGTCAAAATACAGCAGCTTTAGGCGGTTGCGCGTCTTGTTCGTAAAGGCGAACAGCGCCCCGCCCTTGGGATCTTCGCCCAAGTGGTCCCGTGCCACCGCCCACAGCCCGTCAAACTGCTTGCGCATGTCCACCGGCTCCACCGCCACAAAAACTCGCAGCTGATGGGGCAAGCTCAGCATCGCAACGCCTTGACCAATGCCGCCAGCGACTGCGCATCGCCCCCGCGCAAGATCAGCCCCTCCGGCAAACATACCTCCAACAAAGAGGCCCCGCAGGACGGCACCGTCATCTCATGGAAAAGAGGTTTAGACTCGACGCCTCCACCTGCCTGACTGCGCTCGCGACGCTGCTTGAGCCAGTACACCAGCGTGTTGTAGGCCACTCCCTCGCGCCGCGCAAAGGCCTTCTGCGTCAATCCGCTCCCATCGTAGCTCTCAAGTAAACGCTCACGCTCCTCACGACTCTCGATCCGACGACCCCGACTGTCGCGCTTCGCCCCCGTATCCACCAACTCCAAATCCATCCACAAATCTTACACCAGACTGCCTGCTTTGAAAAGTGGGACCAAGCCCGGACGGTTAC
This genomic interval carries:
- the tnpC gene encoding IS66 family transposase, which codes for MDSDAGSPDVEQLRRIVDEQNGVIAVLREQVDWLKKQLFGAGKSEKLDSAQLRLRLDDLERQLEAVEKQSIAYERRAPKAGKHETPAERFKDLPVEETVVIEPPEVQAEPEAFEKIAEEETLEVDIHPPKLFKRRLVRPRYRRKLDRSQPPVVAPAPRRVIDGSYASAGLLAWIVLSKYVQHQPLYRQEKASSMWGAPLSRKTMTDWVEAVAEWLKPIYNYMRTDLLAGPYIQADETPVRYCDSDHKKGKTEQGWLWAISRPGGDVVFDWRLSRRHGELTSLLDGYTGLLQSDAYGAYEDYASGNKDVIALGCMAHVRRKFYDALASNKREATLVLRLMARLYEREATYREENLVPDERKRRRQRENEITLTRLQKVISLASRKALPKSALGKACAYAISQWPQLVAFQKHGIAEIDNNLMENAIRPSALGKKNFLFIGHPEAGQRSAIIYSIVVSCQRHNIEPFQYLRNILSRLPNMTNQHDISALSPAKWSPIATQA
- the tnpB gene encoding IS66 family insertion sequence element accessory protein TnpB (TnpB, as the term is used for proteins encoded by IS66 family insertion elements, is considered an accessory protein, since TnpC, encoded by a neighboring gene, is a DDE family transposase.) — encoded protein: MLSLPHQLRVFVAVEPVDMRKQFDGLWAVARDHLGEDPKGGALFAFTNKTRNRLKLLYFDGTGVWVFAKRIEQGRLSWPIGSDTRKLTITPAAMTMLMNGIDLKQGTLKAWYER
- the tnpA gene encoding IS66 family insertion sequence element accessory protein TnpA; protein product: MDLELVDTGAKRDSRGRRIESREERERLLESYDGSGLTQKAFARREGVAYNTLVYWLKQRRERSQAGGGVESKPLFHEMTVPSCGASLLEVCLPEGLILRGGDAQSLAALVKALRC